The following coding sequences are from one Gracilinanus agilis isolate LMUSP501 unplaced genomic scaffold, AgileGrace unplaced_scaffold31681, whole genome shotgun sequence window:
- the LOC123254754 gene encoding hippocampus abundant transcript 1 protein-like, whose translation MTQGKKKKRAVNQSIMLAKKIIIKDSGTPQGIGSPSVYHVVIVILLEFFAWGLLTAPTLVVLHETFPKHTFLMNGLIQGVKGLLSFLSAPLIGALSDVWGRKSFLLLTVFFTCAPIPLMKISPWWYFAVISVSGVFTVTFSVVFAYVADITQEYERNMAYGLVSETFAASLVTSPAIGAYLGRAYGDSLVVVLATAIALLDICFILVAVPESLPEKMRPASWGAPISWEQADPFASLKKVGQDSVVLLICITVFLSYLPEAGQYSSFFPYLRQIMRFSPENVAAFIAVLGILSIIAQTIVLSLLLRSIGNKNTILLGLGFQILQLAWYGFSSEPWMMWAAGAIAAMSSITFPAVSALVSRTADADQQGVVQGMIIGIRGLCNGLGPALYGFIFYIFHVELNELQITETNLGTNQGPQHHTQENSIIPGPPFLFGACSVLLALLVALFIPEHTNLNVRAGSWKKHCGGHSHPHSPQAPGEAKEPLLQDTN comes from the coding sequence ATGActcaagggaagaaaaagaagcgGGCTGTGAACCAAAGTATCATGCTGGCCaagaaaattatcattaaggaCAGCGGCACGCCTCAAGGAATAGGTTCGCCTAGTGTGTATCATGTGGTTATAGTTATCCTCTTGGAGTTTTTTGCTTGGGGATTATTGACAGCACCTACCTTAGTGGTATTACATGAAACCTTCCCTAAACATACATTTCTAATGAATGGCCTCATTCAAGGAGTAAAGGGATTGTTGTCATTCCTCAGTGCCCCTCTTATTGGTGCTCTTTCTGATGTTTGGGGTCGAAAATCCTTCTTGCTGCTAACAGTATTTTTCACTTGTGCACCAATCCCATTAATGAAGATCAGCCCCTGGTGGTACTTTGCTGTTATCTCTGTTTCTGGTGTTTTTACTGTGACTTTCTCAGTGGTATTTGCATATGTAGCAGATATAACTCaagaatatgaaagaaacatGGCTTATGGACTGGTTTCAGAAACTTTTGCTGCAAGTTTAGTAACCAGCCCTGCCATTGGTGCCTACCTTGGACGAGCATATGGGGACAGCTTAGTAGTAGTCCTTGCCACAGCTATAGCTTTGCTAGACATCTGTTTTATTCTTGTTGCTGTGCCAGAATCATTACCAGAAAAGATGAGACCAGCATCTTGGGGAGCACCCATTTCCTGGGAACAGGCTGATCCCTTTGCATCTTTAAAGAAAGTGGGTCAAGATTCTGTAGTGCTGCTAATTTGCATAACAGTGTTTCTCTCTTACCTACCAGAGGCAGGCCAATATTCCAGCTTCTTTCCATACCTCAGACAGATAATGAGATTTTCACCAGAAAATGTTGCAGCATTTATAGCTGTTCttggcattctttccattattgcACAGACCATAGTATTGAGTTTACTTTTGAGGTCAATTGGAAACAAGAACACCATCTTACTGGGTCTAGGATTTCAAATATTGCAGCTGGCATGGTATGGCTTCAGCTCAGAGCCTTGGATGATGTGGGCTGCTGGAGCTATAGCAGCCATGTCCAGTATTACATTCCCAGCTGTCAGTGCACTTGTTTCACGAACTGCTGATGCTGATCAACAGGGTGTCGTTCAAGGAATGATTATAGGAATTCGAGGATTGTGCAATGGTTTGGGACCAGCTCTTTATGGATTTATATTCTACATATTCCACGTGGAACTGAATGAACTACAAATAACAGAAACAAATTTAGGAACAAACCAAGGACCTCAACACCATACCCAAGAGAATTCCATCATTCCTGGCCCTCCATTTCTCTTTGGAGCCTGCTCTGTTCTCCTAGCTCTACTTGTTGCCTTGTTTATTCCAGAACATACCAATTTAAATGTAAGAGCTGGCAGTTGGAAAAAACATTGTGGTGGTCATAGCCATCCTCATAGTCCACAGGCTCCTGGGGAGGCCAAAGAACCATTGCTCCAGGATACAAAT